The genome window AGTAGGCGGCCACTCCGCCCAGTACCGGCGCCCCCAAAAATAACGTGGAATTAAGTCCTTTTTCCAAATACGATTTTACCATTAAAAGGACCATAGCGGCCAGAAAAACTTTAGCAGCCCGTCCTGGCCGCAAGTCAAAAAGGTTCACGATATTGGGTGCCAGCGCCGCCACCAGGACGGAGGGGAATACCATCCACCAGCTTCCACCGGTGGTCAACCAGACGCCAATCCCGAAAACAAGGCTAAAAGCAAAGCCAAAAATCGCTTTTAAACCACCGGAAGTTAGTTCTCCCTCATATAGTGCTTTTAGATGTTGACGAAAGCCCTTTTCGGCATCGTTTTTCAAAAGGTCGTCCGCCAAACCAAGAAGGCCAAAACCGGTGGTCAAAAAAAGAAAGGCAAAAAACGCCCCCCGGTTTATCCCCGGTGCGGGTCCATAAAAAAGTTCCAACCCCAGTTGAACCAGGAAGAGCAGGGGCAGGGTTAAAGGAAAGACCAAACCCAAAGCGGCCGGAATGGGCTCGCGCCGGTAATTTTCCTTTATAATCCCCTGTTTGCATAGGAGCCGGGCAAGGTGTGGCAGACTAACTTTTACGGCAAGAAAGCCAAGGATCATTGGGAAGATTAGACGCATCGCGTTCACCTGAGCGTATCGTGGAATTTATCGCAACTATACCATGTAATTTGGGATATTGGGCCAATTTTCTAGGAAAAAATTGAGGACTAATACTGAAGAAGCCGCCGCCCAACCGCCAGGCAGATGTGGAGAAACTGCCGTCCCCGGTGAAGAAAACCCGCCAAATTCCGTCGGGTTTTCCGGTGGGCCATCGCCACCGGTACTTCCTTAATGACCAGGCCCTGCCGGGCCAGGTCGATGATCATCGCCACTTCCACACCAAAACCTTCCGCGAATTTTCCACCCAAAGCCTTAAGCGCTTTTTGGTTCAAAGCCCGTTGTCCGGAAAGCGGTGCGGACAGGGTTAAACCGGTAAACCGGCGGATGACTTTGCGGGCAAAATAAAGGACAAAGCCGAATCCACTCTTTTTGGACCCGGCAGGAAAACGGCCGATGGCGAGATCGGCTTTTCCTTGCGTGACCATTGCCAGGAGTTTCCTCCCTTCCTGGGCTGTCGCGCCAAGGTCGGCATCCAATAACAGCAAATATTCGCCACTGGCCGCCGTCAGGCCCAGGTTTAAGGCGCCCCCTTTCCCCCGGTTTTTCTGGGACCGGATTACGGTAGCACCGGCTTTTTCCGCTTCGTGCCCCGTCTGGTCCGTAGAACCGTCATCGATCACAATAATCTGGGTGACACCCGGAATCTTTTGGCTGGCCCGGACCGTCTCAGCAATCTTTGCTTCCTCATTGAAGGCCGGAATCAGGACAGAGGCCGTAAATTCCGTCACGACGGTTCACCTTCCTTCCCCGTTCCGGGCGCTCCGGGTAAGGAACGTTTTCGGGAGCAGACTCCGGGCGGTGTTTTTAACCCCGTAATGGCCGTTTTCACCCGCCGCCAGGGCTAATACCAAAGCAACCTGTCCCGGAAGGGTGTCAATATTGTCAATCGTGACCAGCCCGGCATTTTTATAGCGGGAAATATATGACTTTAACGCCGCCAACGGTTCAACGCCAACCACGGTTACCCCTTTTTCTTTGGCGGCTTTCGCCAGAACTAGATCAAGCTGGTCAACCCGGTCCGCTTTCTCCTCATAGCTACCACCGAGCAAAATAAGGGTATCAACAGGACCGGCCGCTACTTGGTTCAGCTGGATTAAACTGTTTGCTTGTAGCGAAGTCAAGACAGCGCCTTCCTGGCCTAATACTACTTCGGTGATAAAAGCGCTCAAAACCTGGTTGAACCAGGAATCATCTTCCCGAACACCCAAATGGGCCGCCAACGCCTGGTGGGCGGTGGGCGAAGGGGGCCAGAGGCTAAAATCAATATGACGGCGGACTTGAGCGCCCGCCAGCTCCAAGATGGTGATTAGGTCCTCCTTCAAGGTATTCGGTACGGTATGGTTGGTTTTGACGATGCCAATCGAACGGTCGGTAAGCAGTCCGTTGACCATAAGAGGCAGGACCTCCCGGTTGAATTGCCGGAGGACCTCCAGTTCAACCTCCCGGTCAGCCAGTCCGGCCTGCAATGCCTTTTTTTCCGCTCTTAATTGGTCGAATTCCCGTTCTAAATTTAGAATTAGTTGCTCCTGCCTTCTTCCCATGGCGTCGTTGTTCATTAATGCGCCACCAATGACAATCCCAATGCCGAGGGCGAGAAAGATTGCCGCCAAAGAGGAAATATAATACCTGAAGTCCAGTGGCATG of Capillibacterium thermochitinicola contains these proteins:
- a CDS encoding glycosyltransferase family 2 protein, with amino-acid sequence MTEFTASVLIPAFNEEAKIAETVRASQKIPGVTQIIVIDDGSTDQTGHEAEKAGATVIRSQKNRGKGGALNLGLTAASGEYLLLLDADLGATAQEGRKLLAMVTQGKADLAIGRFPAGSKKSGFGFVLYFARKVIRRFTGLTLSAPLSGQRALNQKALKALGGKFAEGFGVEVAMIIDLARQGLVIKEVPVAMAHRKTRRNLAGFLHRGRQFLHICLAVGRRLLQY
- a CDS encoding copper transporter yields the protein MPLDFRYYISSLAAIFLALGIGIVIGGALMNNDAMGRRQEQLILNLEREFDQLRAEKKALQAGLADREVELEVLRQFNREVLPLMVNGLLTDRSIGIVKTNHTVPNTLKEDLITILELAGAQVRRHIDFSLWPPSPTAHQALAAHLGVREDDSWFNQVLSAFITEVVLGQEGAVLTSLQANSLIQLNQVAAGPVDTLILLGGSYEEKADRVDQLDLVLAKAAKEKGVTVVGVEPLAALKSYISRYKNAGLVTIDNIDTLPGQVALVLALAAGENGHYGVKNTARSLLPKTFLTRSARNGEGR